Proteins co-encoded in one Quercus robur chromosome 8, dhQueRobu3.1, whole genome shotgun sequence genomic window:
- the LOC126696529 gene encoding uncharacterized protein LOC126696529, producing MREGETLKNYSDRYWEMFNDIEGKNDGVAITTFKAGLPADHDLRKSLTGKPVTSVYQLMDRIDKYRRVEEDQLQGKVKAKVIPQERRDFRSDRYNSNRPRRDFVGQSGSADAQVVNAIFREPVQQDHGHTTDNCRNLWDHLEQLVREGKLKQLLHHSSGRASQAGSEVRGDASSRLPLGTINVIFAAPGRTGSCPSRVLSVFRSPVEDHSQALKRARMRVPPDSGLFR from the exons ATGCGAGAGGGCGAGACTCTCAAGAATTACTCGGAtaggtactgggaaatgtttaatgacATAGAGGGAAAGAATGATGGTGTGGCTATAACCACTTTCAAAGCTGGCCTCCCAGCTGATCACGATTTGAGGAAATCCCTGACGGGTAAACCTGTTACCAGTGTGTACCAACTGATGGACAGAATAGATAAGTACAGAAGGGTAGAGGAAGATCAACTTCAGGGAAAAGTAAAAGCCAAAgtgatccctcaggagaggagggatttcaggtcggaccgttaTAATAGCAACCGACCCCGGAGGGATTTTGTTGGGCAGTCGGGTTCGGCGGACGCCCAGGTGGTTAATGCAATATTTCGAGAGCCAGTGCagcag gatcatgggcaCACGACGGATAattgcaggaatttatgggaTCACTTGGAACAGTTGGTCCGTGAAGGGAAATTAAAACAACTCTTGCATCACTCCAGTGGAAGGGCGAGCCAAGCAGGTTCAGAGGTGCGTGGGGATGCTTCATCAAGACTCCCTCTGGGTACGATTAACGTCATCTTTGCTGCCCCGGGAAGGACTGGGTCTTGCCCCTCCAGGGTATTGTCGGTGTTCCGATCCCCGGTCGAGGATCATTCCCAAGCATTGAAGAGAGCCAGGATGCGTGTCCCCCCTGATTCTGGGCTTTTCAGATGA
- the LOC126696530 gene encoding uncharacterized protein LOC126696530 gives MVGTIQPYKDALVVTLRIGRYDVRRVMVDQGSAVDVMYPDLYKGLGLKPEDLTTYSSPLVSFEGRMVTPKGLTRLSVQSGTDVVEVDFIVVDVFSPYTAIMGRPCLHTLKAVLSTLHQKVKYPSGDQVLEIVGSQATARQCLVVAIQHRPEAETSATADNEL, from the coding sequence ATGGTTGGGACCATACAGCCCTATAAGGATGCTTTGGTGGTAACGTTGAGAATTGGCAGGTACGATGTCAGAAGGGTGATggttgatcagggtagcgctGTGGATGTAATGTATCCAGACTTGTACAAGGGGCTAGGTTTGAAGCCAGAGGACTTAACAACCTACAGCTCTCCTCTAGTAAGTTTTGAGGGAAGGATGGTCACTCCCAAAGGACTGACCAGGCTGTCTGTGCAATCAGGTacggatgtggtggaggtggactttatTGTCGTAGATGTTTTTTCTCCGTACACGGCTATTATGGGCCGACCTTGCCTTCACACCCTTAAAGCGGTCTTGTCTACTCTACATCAGAAGGTGAAGTACCCATCCGGAGACCAAGTGTTGGAAATAGTAGGGAGTCAGGCGACTGCTCGGCAATGCCTAGTAGTGGCTATACAGCATCGGCCAGAGGCAGAAACCTCGGCTACGGCCGACAATGAGTTATAG